The Miscanthus floridulus cultivar M001 chromosome 6, ASM1932011v1, whole genome shotgun sequence genomic interval GGACTGGGCGCTCGTCCACGAGCAGTTCGGCGCCCCGCCGGTGCCCAGCCCCGCGGAGCCGGCGATCGCCAGAACGCCCGCTTCCAAGCGCAGCCCACGGCGGTCGCTCGCCGCGGCGTTCACCGTCCAGGGTGGTGGCGGCCTTGCGGGGGGCTTGCCGGACTGGCCGCTCGACGAGTTCTTTGGCTTCTCGGAGTACAGCGCCGGTCTCGGCTTCGCTGAGAATGGCACGTCCAAGGTCAGTACTCAATTTTCAATCTTCAGCAATCGCGCCACTGAATGACTGAATGGCTGATCCCAGCCGTTAGACCAAGGCCCAGCCTCTAGACCGTGCGTAGCGCTACCCGAGCCACCAGCTCCGCTGCCTCTCCTCGGACTGCTCCGACGACGCTCCTCTCCTCCTGGTGCTCAACACTGGACCTTGGGCACGTGTCGGGTTCCAGCATCTTTGCCCGTGCGACGAGTCCGTTCTACTCGACTGGTGGCAGCAGGAACAGATGCGGGTTTCCGAGTCCTTCCGGCGGGGGTTCGACTCCTTGGTGCTACTTGTTTCTTAGGAGGTTTGGAAGGAACGCAATAGAAGGACCTTCGACTCCTCCTGCAAGACACCGACCGCGCTCGTATCTTTTATCCGTCACGAAGCCTACGACTGGATAGCGGCCGGCTTCCGGAGCTTCGCGCCGCTCTTCACGCCTGCTGCCTAGCGGGCTTCCCCTTGCTCTCTGTCGCACAATTAGTCTAGCCAGCACTACGACCTTACTGCTCCACCGTTCGAGCCGGTGATCTTTGTATGTGTTCTACCCGTCGCGCCTATGGCAACTCGCCAACCGGCCTTCGGGTTGTGTACCTTGATTTCCACTTTCCTTAATGAAGCACGTGCTAAGCACGCTTTCGAAAAAAAATGACTGAATGAAAGGATACTCATGTTTCAGTTTTTTCTGCATAGTTGTTGCCACGTAATTTCCGTAGCAAATTTTCTTTATCTTGTTCATTTTTAGCATACAGTTTTCGTTTCAGTTTCTTTGTATACGTATATTATCCTGTTATTATGCTTCTGAAATTTAGACAACTGCCCAAATTCGAACATATTTCTGAATTCTGATTACAGAGCAAACTCTGTTCACGGCCAAATTCTGAACATCTGACAGACGCATACATACATACACCTGTTGTTGCTAGTCCTCCAACCTGACAGTGCTCCGTCATCCATTGGCAGGCCGACAGCGGGAAGCTCGGGAGCACCGTCGGCTCGCCGGCCGGGCGATCGTCGTCCGACGCGTCCCAAGACTTCTTCGGGGAGGTGCCAGAGTTCCACCAGTGGTCCGTGCCGGAGCTCCCCTCCCCGCCCACGGCCTCGGGGCTCCACTGGCAGGGCGCCCCGCGCCACGGCGCGACCACCACCACCGACACCGACACGGCCGCCGTGTTCGTGCCGGACATCTCGTCCCCGGAGAACCCCTTCCGGTGCTACGCCACCGCCGCTGGACAGCCGCCGGCGAAGCGCCGCAGGAGATGTTGAAGTGACAAGTAGGGAAGATGGAGCGTGTCTTCTTCAGTACTGGAGTGGTGTAGGCTTGCAAGAAACAGAAACTCGCTGGTGTGTACTTCCATGGTGACGTGCTTATAGGTCGCAAGCGTAGCTCGTAGGCAAGTGCAGTGCTAGGATGCTATACGGACAAGTCCTAACTCTCAACTAACTCTACTAGTTGTAATTTATCTATGTACGGGGTACTACGTTGGTTGTGTTAGCTTGGCTCGTATTGtcaggaaaatgaaaaaaaaagggTTGAGGATGGAAATAAACCGGTGACTTGGGCTTCGATCGACTGCACCAGGCTGCGGGTGCCTCTGGAGCCTACATGGGCCACGATTGGAACATTTGGTGGGCTGTTTTTCAGTGGACCAAACGCATAGCTTCTTAGGGCCTTATTTTAAGGGATGGGCTTTTCCAAGAAGCCCGAAGGGAGGAGCCCTTTCGAGCCTATTCTCCTTCCAGGCCCCGGAGCCCCCTCTCACATCGCATCAGTGGGCCTGCCGTACGGACTTGTTTCCGTTATGCCTCATATACTCCCTCAGTGTTGCTAAAAAAATGATATACTCCCTCAGTGAGTTCTATTCTTCaaatttaaccaaatatataaaaaatactctctccgttctaaattataagtcgctttgacttttttagcatatccattttgctatgcatctagatataataatatgtctagatacatagtaaaatgaatagaccaaaaaagtcaaaacgacttataatttagaacaggggagtattaatatttatagtgcataattagtattattagatgaatcactgaatatatttttataataaactcaTTAAGAGATACAACTGttactaatattttttataaacctagtcaaatTTAAAGAAAAGTTTTACCAGTATGACACTATAACTACACTCTTTCAAGGACGGAGCGATTAAGTGGGTGAAGCGGCATTGCACCACACCCTGCTCTTATGTTTCTGCAACTGCTTATCTTCCTTGTGCTTTCCATCCCACCTGTTGCGAAAACGAGGGACGCCTAATCACACCATGGTAGGGGAGTTGCTGCGGGATGATGAGTATCGCGGCAAGGTGTGCCACGATGGGATGCCAAGTCTCATGGTGAGCTACAGAGAGAGAAGAGCACAAATGCACTTGACTATCCGAGTGTGCCTATTATGTGTGGCTAGCTCCTGATTTTTCTGCTAAGATGGGTGCCAACTTAGTAGAAAGTAAGAGAAATAGTATATCTAACAAAGAAAACAACTACGAAAGTGGCATAGCTCATCCGACGAGGTGTTGGTAACATTGTTGTCAATGATGGTGACGTGGTCGACAACAATGTGATCGGATGATGGAGCCCTACAATGTGTCCGAATGACGTCAAGGGATGTTGATGACACCCATTGTCGTAACAAGAGGTTGAGTACTGCAGCGGGAGACAACCTCTGATCACATTGCCGATAAGAGGTGTCGTGGGGACTTTCAGATATTCGGTAAGAGATTCATAAAAGTTAACACAAAACAATAGCATCCTATAGTTGATCATAAATATGAGAATTTCGAAACATAAAATGCACGATCACATCATTGGGAGAAACCATTTGCTAGAGACGGTGGTCATGTGGCCTCTACAAAGCCACGTTGTTAATGAAGACAAATAATATTTACCACAACTTTGACATTAGAAAAATGCACACAACAATCTGCAGCTTAGGACGTCCCCAACAATCTATCTCCGAGCTAACTGAATTTGGATTCTCACTGAcgtggaagagagagagaggcctAAAAAAACTTGACGCTAACGACgagcgccctgttcgtttggactggtttggcttataagtcatggctaaaagtactattggttgatttgatatgagagaaaaatactgttcgttgactgataagtcatggcttataagtcaaatacgatCAAACGAACATGCTGAAGTTCCTCGCTACACGTTTTGTTTGCCCCGAGGGCATCTGACACACCACGCGAGGTCCTACTCTCTTTCcgtgcctctccctccactcCTCTCCTCAAGATGCCATAAAACACTAAAAATAGTGCTCAAGTTGGTTTGGATGGTGTGCTCCGCATATAACTGTTGGGTACTCCCtctatcaaatatatatatatatatatatatatatatatatatatatatatatatatatatatatatataattctcgCTTTTCATGTTCAAATAATTTaaattttgactaaatttatataaaaaatactaacattaatAATACAAAATTAATacaattagattagttatagaaaatatttttataataaatttatttaaagacataAATACTAGTATTGTtaactataaacttggtcaaacttgagtcaGTTTAACTGGCACGGATTttataattgtattttttttggaatggaggaagtaaaCGAAATGTTGTGTTAGCTCTTGAGATGATGCGGATGTCAAATCGCTAGCAAGCTACCTAGATTGTTGAAGACGCCCTTATGCTCACATAAATGAGAGAGCAGAGTCTCCAGCCTTTGCCCGCGATCCTTGGAGATTGTATTGTATTATTAATTGCATGCACGTTGTGGCATGCATTGACACTATCGGACcggctctttgctgagtgccaagtggtttgtcgagtgttgtttttcgggcactcggtaaagacgtctttgtcgagtgtttttttttgacactcggcaaaaaagctttttgccgagtgttttttttgacactcggcaaagagcttctttgccgagtgtttttttacactcggcaaagaaaatttcaaagcacattttgaagcagtaaattaatttaaatgaaaaagttttcaactacaaagttgtataactcatcaagatgtacagtgtttgttttggtcttttcttcatatgacaaagtgaaagtaaatttattcacaaatctaacatatctctcttgcagtttatgaaactacaagagagatataagatttgtgaacaatgttagaatgaccatgtcggatgaacagatgactaaacaaccaaaataaactttgtatatctcaaaaagttatgaaactttgtaattggcaactttttatttgaaatcatcttgtcatgcaaaactgtgtttgaatttcaaaaatttaaaattcgaacttttcaaacgacctcggatggaaaaacaaccaaaataaactctgtagatctcgaaaagttatgaaacattgtagttggcaactttttaatttgaaatcatcttgtcatgcaaaactgtgtttgaattttaaaattttaaaattcgaactttttaaacgacctcggatggaaaaacaaccgaaataaactttgtagatctcgaaaagttatgaaacattgtagttggcaactttttgatttaaaatcatcttgtcatgcaaaactgcgtttgaatttcaaaattttgaaattcaaattttgtaaacgacatcggatggaaaaacttcctaaactaaaagtgtagatctcaaaaagttatgaaactttgtagtttacaacttttttatttgaattcgtttagagtCTCAAACAAATAATTTACActtggtttagtataatatgttaGGAACTAAAACAGATTTTACatacaagtgacagtgtggtgtagtggtagagcagGTTCGCGCGCAGGGGAGGTCACGGGTTCGAATCCCGTTGGaggcgggcgctggccggtgggggcttccaccgattaaaaaaaatccatttttttcccattttttcggattttttttcggtttcaacgagtgcccgacaaaaaacacctTTACCGatccattttttaccgagtgtcctttgccgagtgcagcactcgataaagcctttgccaagtgcaaattaggctttgccgagtacctctggcactcggtaaagccactGAATCCGGTAGTGCGAGTTCAAGGAGCAACAGTGGTATGCTTAGATGGGAGGTTTTCTAACGTGAGGTCGTCGTGCGCTTCTCGCCGAGAGAGAACGCGATGTATTTGACGTTGGCGCATACTCCGTATAAATATCACCGATAGCTAATAATAGCGCGTATCGGAGCAGATCAAGCGCGATGGGGACAGGAGCCAaccccgtcttcttcctcctcgcctgGGTGCTGCTGCTCTTCGCTCTGCAGACCCCGGCGTCGGCTGAAAAGaaggcatgcatgcatgatgttCTTCCGATATGTCTACAGCATTATCTTATGCATTGACTTGTGCTTTTGTGCACGCCTGCAGTCGTCTGTGGTCTTCTTCAGGGAATTCCCTGCCTCCCCTTCTGCGCTACTCGCTACAATCACCAACGAGTAAGATCAAATGCTCCCTATGGTCGTAGTACATTATATAT includes:
- the LOC136457429 gene encoding B-box zinc finger protein 22-like, whose translation is MKVLCSACEAAEARMLCCADEAALCARCDRDVHAANRLAGKHHRLPLLPPADVSAPSCDICQEAHAYFFCVEDRALLCRACDVAVHTANAFVSTHRRFLLTGVQVGLQPDAADAAQDPDPHPPTAATAAEAAHLQTPPPPDRKAAAGGGSPAPLYSDDEIDWAAGTDAGAGVGVGLPDWALVHEQFGAPPVPSPAEPAIARTPASKRSPRRSLAAAFTVQGGGGLAGGLPDWPLDEFFGFSEYSAGLGFAENGTSKADSGKLGSTVGSPAGRSSSDASQDFFGEVPEFHQWSVPELPSPPTASGLHWQGAPRHGATTTTDTDTAAVFVPDISSPENPFRCYATAAGQPPAKRRRRC